A stretch of Desulfobaculum bizertense DSM 18034 DNA encodes these proteins:
- the fliN gene encoding flagellar motor switch protein FliN: protein MDNKLDQDKMAEDWADALDDGDDILNTESFDSADSEDDSSDDALAAEWATALAKDEAATMQAEHKAQPAATQSSDTVFKDLTEESRIQRPDNTKRDLDFILDIPLTVSAELGRTKLLINELLQLGQGSVIELNKLAGEPLEIHVNGKLVARGEAVVINEKFGVRLTDIISPIERVKQLG, encoded by the coding sequence ATGGATAACAAGTTGGATCAAGACAAAATGGCCGAAGACTGGGCGGACGCCCTGGATGACGGCGACGATATCCTGAATACAGAATCCTTTGATAGCGCGGACTCCGAGGACGATTCCAGTGATGATGCGCTTGCCGCAGAGTGGGCAACAGCCCTCGCCAAGGACGAAGCCGCAACCATGCAGGCAGAGCACAAGGCTCAGCCCGCAGCGACTCAAAGCTCTGACACAGTGTTCAAGGATTTGACAGAAGAATCCCGCATTCAGCGACCCGACAATACCAAGCGCGACCTTGATTTTATCCTGGATATTCCGCTCACTGTCTCCGCTGAACTCGGGCGTACCAAGCTGCTCATCAACGAGCTGCTCCAGCTCGGACAGGGTTCCGTGATCGAACTCAACAAACTCGCTGGTGAACCTCTCGAAATCCACGTCAACGGCAAACTCGTTGCCCGTGGCGAGGCCGTGGTCATCAACGAAAAATTCGGCGTGCGTCTCACGGACATCATTAGTCCCATCGAACGCGTCAAGCAGCTCGGATAA